AAATTTATGCTGATACCAAGCTTAAAGATGGCATTGTAGATAGATTGCTTGAAGATGGCTTTGATGATTTTTATTATTTTGAATGTTACAAATATGCCGCTACTTCTCTACTTTTGAGCGAAAAAGAACAAGTGAGCGGCAGGAAAGACTATGGACTTTTTAAAATGTTTGTTGCCGATGCAGTTGGTTTGAGTCTTGCAGAGAGAATTTATGAGCTTTTTGGAAAAACTGAAGTCCGAATTCTTTTTTATCCTGCCCCAAAAGAACTATAAATTCCTTGATAATAAAAGTTTCACAAGCCATTATGGCTCTAAAGTATCTTTTTACACCTTCACCTTGATAATTTTTATTTAAAATCAATCAGTTTTAAATAAAAATCGACATCAAAATCAAATTTAAATATCAAAATTCCTCCATATTTTTATCCCAAACAGATTTTTTATCCATTTTTATAATATTATATTTTCA
The DNA window shown above is from Helicobacter sp. 12S02232-10 and carries:
- a CDS encoding DUF3240 family protein is translated as MALLEIYADTKLKDGIVDRLLEDGFDDFYYFECYKYAATSLLLSEKEQVSGRKDYGLFKMFVADAVGLSLAERIYELFGKTEVRILFYPAPKEL